Proteins encoded within one genomic window of Flavobacterium oreochromis:
- a CDS encoding GIY-YIG nuclease family protein: MKPGFIYIITNYTNTTLYVGVTSNLPQRILDHKEKRYPNSFSGRYNLNKLVYYESFQMIGDAIGREKQIKAGSRQAKIDLIHSINPEWKDLYDEITDILNLF; this comes from the coding sequence ATGAAACCCGGTTTTATTTACATAATCACCAATTATACGAATACAACATTATACGTTGGGGTAACATCTAATTTGCCCCAACGTATATTAGATCATAAAGAAAAACGTTACCCCAATTCTTTTTCAGGACGATATAACCTTAATAAATTGGTGTATTACGAATCATTCCAAATGATAGGGGATGCCATAGGTAGAGAAAAGCAAATCAAAGCTGGTTCAAGACAAGCTAAAATTGATTTGATACACAGTATAAATCCGGAGTGGAAGGATTTGTATGACGAGATTACAGATATCCTGAATTTATTTTAG
- a CDS encoding UDP-N-acetylmuramate--L-alanine ligase, translating into MRTHFIAIGGAAMHNLALALHNKGYKVTGSDDAIFEPSKSRLEAKGLLPAELGWFPERITSDIEAIILGMHAKADNPELVRAQELGLKIYSYPEFLYEQSKNKTRVVIGGSHGKTTITSMILHVMNYHNIKVDYMVGALLEGFDTMVHLTEENEFIVLEGDEYLTSPIDLRPKFHLYNPNIALISGIAWDHINVFPTYDNYVEQFEIFIQKITNGGILIYNENDAEVKRVSENADNPIRKIPYFTPEYAVENGKTLLETPEGAMPIEVFGAHNLNNLAGAKWVCQCMGVDEAEFYEAIATFKGASKRLEKIAESANRVAYKDFAHSPSKVSATTKAVKAQYPDRKLVACLELHTYSSLNAEFLKQYEGALDAADVAVVFYSPDAVKIKKLEEVTYEQIAQSFKRDDLVIYTNPADFKNYLFSQDLDNSALLLMSSGNYGGLDFEEVKGLIG; encoded by the coding sequence ATGAGAACACACTTCATAGCCATAGGCGGTGCAGCCATGCACAATTTAGCACTAGCATTACACAACAAAGGGTACAAAGTAACAGGTAGCGATGACGCTATTTTTGAACCTTCTAAATCACGATTAGAAGCCAAAGGATTATTACCAGCCGAATTAGGTTGGTTTCCAGAAAGAATCACATCGGATATTGAAGCGATCATTTTAGGAATGCATGCCAAAGCGGATAATCCCGAGTTAGTACGTGCTCAGGAATTAGGGTTGAAAATTTATTCGTATCCCGAGTTTTTATACGAACAATCTAAAAATAAAACCCGTGTAGTAATCGGGGGTTCGCATGGTAAGACAACGATTACTTCCATGATTTTGCATGTGATGAACTATCATAACATCAAAGTGGATTATATGGTAGGTGCTTTGTTAGAAGGTTTTGATACCATGGTGCATCTAACAGAAGAAAATGAATTCATCGTGTTAGAAGGCGATGAGTATTTGACTTCACCTATTGATTTGCGACCAAAATTTCATTTGTACAACCCAAACATCGCTTTGATTTCTGGGATTGCATGGGATCATATTAATGTGTTTCCAACGTATGATAACTATGTAGAGCAATTTGAAATTTTTATTCAGAAGATTACTAACGGTGGAATTTTAATCTATAACGAAAACGATGCTGAAGTAAAACGCGTTTCTGAAAATGCGGATAATCCTATTCGCAAGATTCCTTATTTCACGCCTGAATATGCAGTTGAAAATGGAAAAACTTTATTAGAAACACCAGAAGGAGCAATGCCAATTGAAGTTTTCGGTGCGCATAACTTAAATAATTTAGCAGGAGCTAAGTGGGTTTGTCAATGTATGGGAGTTGATGAAGCCGAATTCTATGAGGCGATTGCCACTTTTAAAGGAGCGTCTAAACGCTTAGAAAAAATAGCTGAATCAGCTAACAGAGTGGCTTATAAAGATTTTGCACATTCGCCTAGTAAAGTGTCGGCGACTACAAAAGCGGTAAAAGCACAATATCCCGATAGAAAATTAGTGGCATGTTTAGAATTGCATACGTATAGTAGTTTGAATGCTGAATTTTTAAAACAATACGAAGGCGCTTTGGATGCTGCTGATGTGGCAGTTGTTTTTTACTCACCTGATGCCGTAAAAATTAAAAAATTAGAAGAAGTAACTTATGAGCAAATCGCGCAATCTTTCAAACGTGATGATCTAGTTATTTATACCAATCCAGCCGATTTTAAAAACTATTTGTTTAGCCAGGATTTAGATAATTCGGCTTTATTGTTAATGAGTTCAGGGAATTACGGAGGATTAGATTTTGAAGAGGTAAAAGGGTTGATTGGATGA
- a CDS encoding tetratricopeptide repeat protein has product MLFLFLFVQSLFAQQPLEQALELCKQKKFALAKPLLENLLKTDPKNVEIIQKLGEIAFYNKDWDHMVHYGEELVHIEPQKADSWFKYGSALAMKAKNVNKLRALTMVGDIENAFLKTLNLEPKHIGAHWALIILYCELPKLFGGGQEKASQYAKELITFSPVDAYLAQGYIAVQFDAYKNAEFWLKKAYQLGHSKVTFEKLYDLYQNKMKDKTKAEQLKNDFK; this is encoded by the coding sequence ATGCTGTTTTTATTTTTGTTTGTTCAATCTCTTTTCGCTCAACAGCCTCTTGAGCAAGCATTAGAGTTATGCAAACAAAAGAAATTTGCCCTAGCTAAACCTTTATTAGAAAATTTACTCAAGACCGATCCTAAGAATGTTGAAATAATACAAAAGCTGGGTGAAATAGCTTTTTATAACAAAGATTGGGACCATATGGTACATTATGGAGAAGAATTAGTTCATATAGAACCTCAAAAAGCAGATAGTTGGTTTAAATATGGTAGTGCTTTAGCAATGAAAGCAAAAAATGTTAATAAATTAAGAGCATTAACCATGGTAGGCGATATAGAAAACGCTTTTTTAAAAACTTTAAATTTAGAACCTAAACATATAGGAGCCCATTGGGCATTAATTATTCTGTACTGCGAATTGCCCAAATTATTTGGAGGAGGACAAGAAAAAGCCAGTCAATATGCTAAGGAACTCATTACTTTTTCTCCTGTAGATGCCTATTTAGCGCAAGGGTATATAGCCGTACAGTTTGATGCTTACAAAAATGCCGAGTTTTGGCTAAAAAAAGCCTATCAACTCGGTCATTCAAAAGTTACCTTCGAAAAGTTATATGATTTATATCAAAATAAAATGAAAGATAAAACCAAGGCAGAACAACTAAAAAACGATTTCAAATAG